One Acidobacteriota bacterium DNA segment encodes these proteins:
- a CDS encoding DNA polymerase IV has protein sequence MPPPRIILHLDMDAFYASVEVRDDPSLRGKPVIIGHPGRRGVVATCSYEARRFGVHSAMPSVVAERRCPDAIWLPARMTEYVAVSRRIREILREASPLVEPLSIDEAFLDLTGIARDFDHATDLTQQIKDQIRQQEQLACSTGIAPNKFLAKIASDLEKPDGRVVVRPEEILTMLWPLPIKRLWGVGPSTAEKLRPLRVRTIGELAAVPLERLRHAVGTHLAMRLSALAQGKDDRPVTVDRESRSISEERTYTDDLHEIGAIHAALLARSDGVAAQLRREELVARTVQIKVRAGDFTTWTRAHTLTEATDLAEPLFETACRLFESVPLAGRGVRLLGLGVRGLDPRETIQPGLFSGDEDDHARTIARVGDELRERIGRRSVTRARLLRKPDRKP, from the coding sequence ATGCCGCCACCTCGAATCATCCTGCATCTGGACATGGATGCGTTCTACGCGTCGGTCGAGGTCCGCGACGATCCGAGTCTTCGGGGCAAGCCGGTGATCATCGGACACCCCGGTCGACGGGGTGTCGTCGCGACCTGCTCCTACGAGGCGCGACGGTTTGGCGTCCACTCCGCCATGCCCTCGGTGGTCGCCGAGCGACGCTGCCCCGATGCCATCTGGCTCCCCGCCCGCATGACGGAGTACGTCGCCGTCTCCAGACGCATTCGCGAGATCCTCCGTGAGGCCTCGCCGCTCGTCGAACCGTTGTCGATCGACGAGGCGTTCCTGGATCTCACCGGTATCGCCCGAGACTTCGATCACGCGACGGACTTGACCCAACAGATCAAGGACCAGATCCGTCAACAGGAACAGTTGGCCTGCTCGACCGGCATCGCTCCCAACAAGTTCCTGGCGAAGATCGCGTCGGATCTCGAGAAGCCGGATGGGCGGGTCGTGGTCCGACCAGAGGAGATCCTGACGATGCTCTGGCCTCTCCCGATCAAGCGGCTGTGGGGCGTGGGACCCAGTACGGCGGAGAAACTGAGACCTCTTCGGGTCCGGACCATCGGGGAGCTGGCGGCGGTTCCGCTGGAGCGTCTGCGGCACGCGGTCGGCACCCATCTGGCCATGCGTCTCTCAGCCCTTGCGCAGGGCAAGGACGATCGACCGGTGACGGTCGATCGAGAGTCACGCTCGATCTCGGAGGAACGAACCTACACAGACGATCTTCATGAGATCGGTGCCATTCATGCGGCGTTGCTCGCCCGCTCCGACGGAGTCGCTGCGCAGCTCAGACGTGAGGAGCTCGTTGCCCGAACGGTCCAGATCAAGGTTCGCGCCGGCGACTTCACCACCTGGACCCGGGCACATACGTTGACCGAGGCGACGGATCTTGCGGAGCCTCTCTTCGAAACGGCGTGTCGACTGTTTGAAAGCGTCCCGCTGGCCGGTCGTGGCGTTCGACTCCTCGGTCTAGGCGTTCGTGGGCTCGACCCACGGGAGACGATCCAACCGGGTCTGTTCAGCGGCGACGAGGACGATCACGCACGCACCATCGCCCGTGTCGGAGACGAGCTGCGCGAGCGAATCGGCCGTCGATCGGTCACACGGGCGCGACTGCTGCGGAAACCTGACCGTAAGCCTTAG
- a CDS encoding FGGY family carbohydrate kinase has product MDLTPVAIALDLGSTRFKGGVLFEDGQLGPIKSVPAPPLVGIGVIREGDPQAYVEAAEDLLGALLDGLPRGLPLGIASQRSSFLLIDEDGGVPQTSLISWQDQRAASWCDAHRELEPTVFARTGLVLSGHYIGPKIAAMLEGGGDIAAIISRPSTRLVTLEGFLAWKLSGGKRHAMDATMAARTSLFDIESRQWSPTLLEAFGVPQHLLPEVVQTDGQDTALRGGLHLKATIADQAAGANASLPGDDGLLISLGTGAFLLRGCSDPTERRSGFLTAPILAADEGRWRHVLEGAISGAGTAIDRFGAGPTELPLHDSDAEAFCIPDTAGLGSPHWRADIGFTFSAAARSLPTADQRRIALEGLLFRVYETAQGLCPAGPPDRILVTGGLARETFVIRGLAALLGRPIEVLQLPEAVLLAAGRLAAGMSPDSDVRTDVAEPAAAGRYLGSKYGAWRTWLRRQLQG; this is encoded by the coding sequence ATGGACCTGACACCGGTTGCCATTGCGTTAGATCTCGGGAGCACACGGTTCAAGGGAGGGGTGCTCTTCGAAGATGGCCAACTCGGCCCGATCAAGTCGGTGCCCGCACCTCCGCTCGTCGGCATCGGTGTGATCCGCGAAGGCGATCCCCAGGCCTACGTGGAGGCGGCCGAGGATCTTCTGGGCGCACTCCTCGATGGTCTGCCACGAGGCTTGCCCCTTGGGATTGCAAGCCAGCGATCGAGCTTTCTGCTAATCGATGAGGACGGCGGAGTTCCGCAGACGTCACTGATTTCGTGGCAGGACCAGCGGGCCGCTTCGTGGTGCGACGCTCACCGCGAGTTGGAGCCCACCGTCTTTGCTCGCACCGGTCTCGTCCTCTCGGGTCACTACATCGGACCCAAGATCGCGGCCATGCTTGAGGGTGGAGGAGACATCGCAGCCATCATCTCAAGACCCTCGACACGGCTGGTGACCCTGGAGGGCTTTCTGGCGTGGAAGCTGAGCGGGGGAAAACGGCACGCGATGGATGCGACGATGGCCGCAAGGACATCGTTGTTCGATATCGAATCACGCCAATGGTCCCCGACACTCCTTGAGGCGTTCGGAGTTCCACAGCACCTATTGCCGGAGGTCGTGCAGACCGACGGCCAGGACACGGCCCTGAGGGGTGGACTGCATCTGAAGGCGACGATCGCCGACCAGGCGGCGGGGGCCAACGCCTCGCTACCCGGAGACGACGGGCTCCTGATCAGTCTTGGAACCGGCGCGTTCCTGCTTCGTGGTTGTAGCGATCCGACCGAGCGTCGCAGCGGATTTCTAACCGCCCCGATTCTGGCGGCCGACGAAGGACGCTGGCGTCACGTACTCGAAGGGGCGATCAGCGGTGCCGGGACCGCCATCGATCGCTTTGGCGCCGGACCCACGGAGCTGCCACTCCACGACAGCGATGCAGAAGCGTTCTGTATTCCGGATACGGCCGGTCTGGGGTCGCCCCACTGGCGGGCCGATATCGGGTTCACGTTCTCCGCCGCCGCCCGCTCGCTACCCACGGCGGATCAGCGAAGAATCGCGCTGGAGGGCCTGCTGTTCCGGGTCTACGAGACCGCTCAGGGGCTTTGCCCGGCAGGGCCACCCGATCGGATCCTCGTCACCGGAGGACTCGCCCGAGAGACCTTCGTGATTCGAGGACTTGCGGCGCTACTCGGGCGACCGATCGAAGTGCTGCAACTTCCGGAGGCGGTCCTCCTTGCGGCGGGTCGACTGGCTGCCGGAATGTCGCCGGACTCCGATGTGCGGACGGACGTTGCAGAGCCCGCTGCAGCGGGGCGATACCTGGGAAGCAAGTACGGCGCGTGGCGGACGTGGCTACGACGCCAATTGCAGGGCTAA